In the genome of Sphingomonas alpina, the window CCACGCACCACCTGCTACAACCGGTTCAATCGGTGGCGGCAGGCGGGCGTGTGGGATCGGTTGATGGACGTCATCAGCGCCGCGCACGACGGCAACATCCAGATGATCGACAGCACTTCGATCCGGGCTCACCAACAGGCTGCGACGGCAAAAGGGGGCAGACCATTGTCTCGGTCGCTCCCGAGGCGGGCTTACGACCAAGATCCACGTCGTCGTCGACGCGCAAGGGCTCCCGATCCGACTCGGCCTCACTGCGGGCCAGACGCACGACGGGCAGATCGTAGACCGGCTTCTCGATCACCTCGGCCCGCGCACTATCGTGCTGGCCGACAAGGCATACGGTGCCGACCGCATCCGGGAGCTGATCCAGGATCAGGGTGCGACGCCCAACATCCCGCCTAAGAGTAACCGTAAGTGGAAGCCCTGCTTCAGCAAGCGCCTCTACCGCGAGCGCAACCTGATCGAGCGGTTCTTCTCGAAGCTCAAGCACTTCCGCCGTGTCGCCACCCGCTACGACAAGTTGCCCGCAAACTTCCTCGCCATGATCCAGCTCGCCTCAATGCGCCTGTGGCTGCGTGTTTATGAGTCTACGGCCTAGTATCTGATAAATAATGATATTATGGAGATTTGTCGTCGAGGCGGAGAGCCCGGGATATGACACAAACCGGTGTCCCATATCTCCCGTCATGCTCGCCTATGCCGCATCAATTCTCCGCCGCAACCAGCTCCAGCGCGCGGTCCATCAGCTTGGTCGCGCTGGTCCCTTCGGGCATGTCATTGGCATAGACGGAAAAGATCAGCATCCGCCCGCTCCTGCCGGTCATATAGCCCGACAGCGCCGAGCTGGCGTTGAGTGTGCCCGTCTTGGCGAACAATTTGCCCTCGAGCGTGGTGCCGACGAAGCGCTTGGACAGAGTCCCGTCCACCCCGGCAATCGGCAGCGTCGCGCGATAGGCCGCGCCCCAGGGCTGGCCGGCGATCCAGCGCAACAGGATCGTCACGCCGCGCGGGGCGACGCGGTTATAGCTCGACATGCCGGAGCCGTCGGAAAAGTCGTAAGCGGTGCGCGGCACGCCGGCGCGCTCCAGCATCGCGCGCACTTCAGCGGTGCCATCGGCGATCGATCCGCTGCCGCTGCGGCGGCTGATCCGGCGCAGCATCAGCTCGGCATGCAAATTCTGGCTGACCTTGTTGATCAGCGTCAGGTCCTGCGCCAGCGGTGGCGGGGTGAGCTGGGCCAGTACCGGCTCGCGCGGCGGACGCGGCGCAGGCGCGCCCTTGCGGATCGCCGGGTCGTCGGTTGGGCCCAGCGGGCGATGCCGCGCGGTCACCGTCCCGGTCACCCGCACGCCGCGCGCCTCGAGCATCCGCTTGAAGGTCCAGGCGGCATAAAGCGCTGGCTCGTCGATGCCGAGGAGCAGTATTTCGGGTTTGGCATCCGCCGCGATCGTCCCGCTCAGGCTGACCAGCTTGCCGTTCGCCGCGCGGTCGAACTCCAGATCGGTCTTGCCCGTCGCCACCGTCACCGCGGTGTTGAAAACATTGTAATAGGGTGACAGATCGACCCGCGGCTTGGCGCCGACCGCGCCGGGCGTCACGCGCAGCGGCAATTCATTGTCGTCAAGCGTCAGCGCCGATGTGGCGGTACCCGATCGCGTCGGAATATTGTTCCAGCTCATCCCCGCGCCCCAGCGTTGGTTGGGATACAGGCTGTCATCGCCGCGCACGTCATGCACCACGCGTGTTTTTGCAGCGACCGCGTCGGCCAAAGTGGCAAGGCAATCACTGGTGCAATCGGCTGCGCTGGACAGAAATGCGTCGCCACGGCCTTCGAGGACCAGGTCAGGCGCGCCTTTTCCGGACGGCTCAAGCCGCACGGCTGTGCCGCCATCGGCATCCGGCTGATCGAGGCCGCTCAGCGTGGCGAAGGCAGCGGCGGTGGTGAAGATCTTGGTGTTGGATGCGGGGATGAAGCGCTGGTCGGGGTTGATCGCAATGATCTCGCGCCCGTCCTCGGTCGTGACGACCAGCCCGAACCGCGTGCCGGGCGCCGCCTCGGCGAATGTCGTCTCGACGCGCTGCTGAAGCGATGGCGCCTCCTGTGCAGCAAGCGGCGGGGCGAGCGCCGGGGCCAGCAGGGTCAGGGCCAGTATCGCGATGGTGGGTTTGGATGGCATCATGGCTTGAGCCTAGAAGGAATGGCGCGGGGAGCAACCGGGCACCGCTCATTCAGAGCGTTGGCGCGGCCATAACCGATGCGCATAGCCGCGGCGTTCCATGCTTGTCGGAGGAGTGCGCGCGGGTCAGAACAACCGCATGGCATGGCAGACCGCTTTTCGATTGATCGCATGCGCTGCGGCGCTGATGCTGACGGGTGCATCGGCGCCGTCCGAACCCGATCCGCTTGCCGCAGCGCTCGCACTGCCCGTGGCCGGCGACCTGACCGGGGCGCGCGACGCGGCGCGCTTCGCCTGGGTCGAGAACCAGGCCGGCGCGCGCAATGTCTGGGTCGCCGATCGCGGCAAACCTGCACGGCAAGTCACGGCTTTTGCCGCGGATGACGGGCAGCAACTCTACGATGTCGTTCTGAACAGCGACGGGACGCGCATCGCCTTTGTGCGCGGCGGCGACGAGGAATTTCCCGACGGCTCGATCCCCAATACCGCCTCCGCGACCCTGTCGCCGAAACAGCAGGTCTTTGTCGGCAGTGCGGACGACGCCGCGCCGGTCGCGGTGGGGGAGGGGCATTCGCCGGCCTTCGCGCCCGACGGCGCGCGGCTTGCCTATACTCGCAAGGGTGCGATCTGGCTGTGGGACGGGACGACGTCGCGCCGGCTTGCGAACGTCGCAGGAGAGGTGACGCGGCTGCAATGGTCGCCGGATGGCACGCGGCTGCTGTTCGTCGACAATCGCGACGATCACAGTTTTGTCGGCTTGCTCGACCTTGCCGGCACCAACGTCCGCTATCCCGATGCCTCGTTCGGTTTTTTCGGTCGAGCCGATCTTCTCGCCTGACGGCAAGGCGATCGCCTTTATCCATTATGTCGATCCTCCTGCAGGTGCGACCGCGCAAAGCGGCCCTTACTGGTCGCTGCGCATCGCCGACGCCGCGAGCGGCGCATCGCGCGCATTGTGGAGCGCGCCGGCGGGCGATGGCGCGCGCTATTACGGCACGCGCAGTCGCAACCTGTTCTGGGGCGTGGACGGGCAACTCGTCTTTCCCTGGGAACGCAGTGGCTGGGTGCATCCCTTCGCGATCGATGCGGCAAGGGGCGGAGAGCCGCGTGACCTGACCCCGGGCGCGTTCGAGGTGGAGAGTTTCCTGCTCGGCCGGGACGGGCAATCGCTGATCTATGCTGCCAATGCGGGCGATATCGATCGCCGGCATGTCTGGCGCGTGCCGCTCTCCGGTGGCGCACCGCTTCGCGTGACGCAAGGATCTGGCATCGAGAGTTTTCCAACGCCGGGGGGTTATGCGCTGGCGGCGATTGCGACCGATGCGACGCATCCCGCGCATCCGGTGCTGGTGGATCGCGCGATGACGCCGCTCGGCAGGAAAGTCGCGGCGCAGGATTTCGTCACGCCCGAGGCAATAGTCTTCAAGGCTGCTGACGGTGTGGAGGTCCATGCACAGCTGTTCCGCGCGCGCGGTCCGGGCCGCCATCCGGCGTTGATCTTCGCACATGGCGGGCCGCGGCGGCAGATGCTGCTCGGCTTTCATCCGAGCGGCTATTATTCCAACGCCTATATCCTCAACCAGCATTTCGCCGCGCAGGGCTATGACGTGCTGGCGGTCAATTATCGCAGCGGCACCGGCTATGGCCGCGCCTTTCGCAATGCCCCGGAGACAGGCCGCGGCGGCGCGTCGGAATATCGCGATATCCTCGCCGCCGGGCGCTGGCTTGCCGCGCAGTCTCACGTCGATCCGGCACGGATCGGTATCTGGGGCGGCAGCTGGGGCGGTTATCTGACCGCACTGGCATTGGCGCGGAACAGCGACCTGTTCGCCGCCGGGGTGGATTTCCACGGCGTGCACACCATGCTCCGCGCGGTCGAGAACAACCTCTCGCCCGACGCGCAGGCGGCGGCGCGCCAATTGCAATGGACCTCATCGCCGATGGGCTCGATCGACCAATGGCGCTCGCCGGTCCTGGTGATCCATGGCGATGACGACAAGAATGTCGATTTCGCCCAGTCGGTGCTGCTGGTGCGCGAATTGACCGCGCGCCGGATTCCCTTCCGTTTCCTGACCGTTCCCGATGAGCGCCACGATTTTCAGCGCTATGCCAATTGGCTGGCCAGCTACCGTGCGGCCGATGCCTTCCTGGCTCAGACGCTGATGCGTAAGGAACCACTGCCCTGATCTGGTTGCGCAATTCGCTGGCGCTGGTCGCGGCGGTGGCCGGGATCGGCTCGCCCTCGGTCGATGATCGAACCACGTTGATCCGGGGCGCGCGTGTGTTCGACGGCAGCGGCGCGCCGGCGGTGGTGGAAAATGTCCTGATCCACGGCGACCGCATCGTCGCGGTCGGCAAGAAGATACGCGCCCCGGCCGGCAGCAAGGTGATCGATGCGCGGGGCTTGACCCTCATCCCCGGGCTGCACGATCTCCACACCCATATGCGCTCGCCCGCGTTCGACGGGCCTGACGATCTGCCCAAATCCTATGCCGGCTATCTCCGCCACGGTGTGACCACGGTGAACGAATTCTCCGTCTCGGGCGAAATGATCGCGCCGATCCGCGAGATGACCGGCCAGTCGACCGGGGCTGCTGGCACTGTGACTGCACCGAACCTGAAGCTCGCGATCCGCTTCGGCGTGCCCGGCGGGCACGGCACCGAATATGGCTGGGGCAATTTCTTCACGCTGCAGGTGCAGACGCCGCGCGCCGCTCATCTCGCCATGGCGCGGGCGCTCGCGTACAAGCCCGATGTCATCAAGGTATTCGCCGATGGCTGGCGCTATGGCCGCGGTTCGGGGCTGGACAGCATGAACCAGCCGACACTCGCCGCGATCGTGCGCGATGCGCATGCCGCGCATATTCCGGTGATCACCCACACCGTCACGCTGGCCGGCGCCAAGCTGGCGGCATCGGCCGGGGTCGATGCGCTCGGCCACGGCGTCGGCGACGCGCTGGTCGATGACGAGCTGATCGCACTGATGAAGGCGAACGGTACCGGCTATGTCCCGACTCTGGTGGTCTATGAGCCGCAACAGGACCGCAGCTTCACACCCGCCGAATGGCGCGAACTGCGCCCGCCCGAACGCGCGCAGGAGCAGGAACGGCTGGCCCGGCCGATCGAGCCGATCCCCGAGCTGGACTCGAAACGCTGGACGATCATGCGGGAGAATGTCCGGCGGCTTAAGGCGGCCGGGATCCGCATCGGCATCGGCACCGATGCCGGGATCGGCGGCGTCTATCATGGCAGCTCGACGATCCGCGAGATGCGCTGGCTGACTCTGCTTGGCCATACCCCGGCCGAGGCGCTGGTGGCGGCGACCGCGGCCAGCGCCGGGATCCTGCGCGAAAGCGCTGACCATGGCCGCATCGCGCCCGGCCAGCGCGCCGACCTGGTGCTGGTCGGCGGCAAGCCCGATGAGCGGATCGACGATCTCTACGATGTCCGCCGCGTGTTCGTGTCGGGGCGCGATGTACCGCTGAAGCCGCTCCGGGACGCGCTCGACAGCACTGCGATGTCGCCCCTGCCACTGCACCGCATGACGGGGCCGATCGATACCGGCGCGGGCCGGGGAGGGCGGACCGATCTTGACACGCTGCCGGTTGAAAGCACCGACTCAGGCGTGGACCACAGCCATCTCGATTTTGCCCGCCCCGATCAGGGCGAGGACAAGAGGCTGTTCATGGTCGCGCATCTCGGCTCGGCGCCGAAGCCCTATGCGCAGTTGATCCTGCCGCTCACCAAAGGCGCCGTGCAACTCGCCGATGCGCGCGGTTTCGCCGGCGTGGCGTTCGAGGCGCGCGGCGCGGGGCAGTACCGGCTGTTGTTCGACAGTTACGGCCTGGACGGCAGCGCGAACTTCGCAGCACCGTTCGCGGCGGATCAAAGCCGCCAAGAGATCCGCATTCCGTTCAGCGCCTTTCGCAGCCGGGACGACAAGGCCGTGCTCGATCCGGCCCGGCTACGCGCGGTGATCGTGCGGCTCGATGGTCCGCCCGACGGCAAGGCCTGGCTCGAACTGGCCAGGCTGCGCTTCTACCGTGCCGATCCCTGACGGTCAGCGGCTGGCGGCAGCCTCGGGTGGCAGCGACGCAGCGCTGATCGTGTGGGCAATCCTCTGCAGGAAGGACACCGGGCCCGCCTCGTGAAGCGCGCGGCCGCTGCTCAGCGCGCCATCGATCACCACTCCCATCTGCAGGGCGAAATGGTCGGGATCCGCTATGCCCATTTCACTCGCCAGCGCTGCGAGGCGCCGGCGCAGTTCCGCCTTGTGCGCAACCGCGACCTTGCGCGCCGGATGCGCCTCATCGGCATATTCGGCCGCGATGTTGATTTGCGGACAGCCGCGATAGCCGGGGCGGGCGACGCGCTCGCCGATCCATTCCAGTTGCGCGTCGAGCTCCTGCGCGGGCTGGCCGGCATGGGCGATCGCCACCGCATCCCATTGCGCCCAGAAATCCCGATCCTCATTGTGCAGAAACGCTTCGATCAAATCGTCCTTGGTGCGGAAATGCCGGTACAGGCTGGTCTTGGCGACACCCGCGCGCTCGACGATCAGGTCGACGCCAATCGCGCGCGTTCCCTCGCGATAGAAGAGTTCGCCTGCCGTTTGCAGGATCCGGTCGCGCACGCTTGCGGCGTTCTCGCCCGGCTCGGTCTGGTTTTGCTTCACTCCGTCCAACCTCATGAAATCCGGTCGCCGCCGGCATTGCTACACCGGAATGCTTGACGACGCTACAGATCTGTATCATTAGAACAGACAGGTCTGTAGCGTCGAGGGTGATATCATGAGCATCGCGAGTGAAAACAAGATCGTCGCCGTCATCGGCGGCGCTGGCCATACCGGGCGCTTCGTCGTCGCCGAGCTGAAGCGGCGCGGTCTGGGGGTGATTGTGGTTGGGCGCGACCAGCAGAAGCTGGCCGCCGAAGCGGCTTCACCGGGCATCACGGTGCGGGCAGCAGGCATGGACGACCCGACCTCGCTCGATGACGCTCTGTCGGGGGCGGCCGCAGTGATCAATTGCGCCGGGCCCTTCATGGACACCGCGATTCCGGTGATCGACGCCGCGCTGCGTGCCGGCATCCCCTATCTCGACGTCACCGCTGAACAGCAGACGGTGCAAGCGATCATCGCAACCCGTGACGCCGCCGCCCGGCAGGCAGGTATCGTGCTGCTGCCCGCGGCGGCATTTTATGGCGGACTCGCCGACCTGCTTGCCGGCGCGGTTCATGACGGATCCGGGCCGGTCGACGAAGTGACCGTGGCGATGTTCCTGGACAGCTGGCATCCGACCAGCGGCACGCGTGTGACCGGTCAGCGCAACACCGCCAAAAGGCTGATGCAGCGGCAGGGCCGGCTGGAAGTGATTCCGGATCCGGCGCCGACCCGACACTGGAGCTTCCCTGCGCCGTTCGGGGATCAGGACATGGTCATGCTCCCGCTCACCGAAATGATCACGCTCGCGCATCACTTGCGCCCCGAAACGATCGACAGCTGGATCAATCTGGCGCCGCTGCGTGACCTCCGTGATCCGGCGACACCACCGCCCCAGCCAAGCGACGCGCAGGGACGCTCGGCGCAACTCTTCGCCATGGATGTGCTGGTGCGAACGGGCGACCGGGTACGCCGCGCAACCGCCAGCGGCCAGGACATCTACGCCATCACCGCGCCGATCATCGTCGAGGCGGTCGAGCGGCTGCTGGCCGGCGAAGCTTGGGACAAGGCGGGTACGCGCACGCTCGGTGATGTTTTCGATGCCCGCGCCTTTCTGGATGCGCTGGGGCCGGACACGTTGCGGGTTGTCTATCAGGACGCGGCCTGACCTTTGCCCGCCTTGGCATTGTTGCACGCTGCCGTTTCCAGCGCGGTCCATTGCCGCGCCTGTTATGATACGACGTCCGTCATGAGCGATCACCGGAAACTGGCTTTATGGGCGGCGGATTGTGCCGAGCGGGTACTGGATCTGTTCGAAGCGCAGCATCCCGACGATGCCAGGCCGCGACAGGCAATCCAGGCGGCGCGGCAATGGGAAAGCGGCGATCTGGCGATGACCGGCGCGCGCGATCATGCCTTTGCCGCCCATGCGGCGGCGCGCGACGCTGCCACTCCTGCCGGATCCGCCGCAGCCCGCGCGGCCGGGCACGCTGCGGCCACCGCGCATGTCGTCACACATGCCCCCCATGCCGCGACCTATGCACTGAAGGCTAAAGCATTTGCGGGAGGGGACGCAGAGGCAGAACGGAACTGGCAGCGCCTCCATTTGCCGTCTCATCTTCGGAACCTTGTGCCGTGACGCCGCATTCACTGCGTTGAAGCAGGGAGATCAGGACCATGGGCGACAAACGCATCGATGCGGCATCGCGGATCATCAAGGCCTCGCCGCAGTCCCTGTATCGCGCCTTTGTCGATGCCGATGCCTGGCTGATCTGGCTGCCGCCTGAGGGCATGACGGGCAGCATCGAGCTGTTCCAGCCGTTTGAAGGCGGGCGTTACCGCATGACCCTGACTTATGACGAACTGCCGGCAGGCACATCGGGCAAGGCATCGGCCGATTCCGATGTAGTTCGCGGACAGTTCGTGAGGCTGGTGCGGGACGAGCGCGTCGTGCAGGTCGTCGAATTCAGATCCGACGACCCGGCCTTTGCCGGCGAGATGACCATGACCTGGTCGCTGACGCCGGTGCCCGACGGCACTGAGGTGCGCATCATCTGCGAGAATGTGCCGCCGGGCATCAAGCCGGAGGACCATGCGGTCGGGCTCGGCTCGACGCTCGACAATCTTGCGGCCTTTACCGAATAGCGCGCCTCCGACGTGGAATTGACGTCGATTCAACGCTGGTGGCGACCATGGCATTGGACCGCCCGGCGGACCCATTTCGGACTCCGGCGCGCTCTTTCACATGGTCGGAGAACTGATTTAAGCTGGCTGATAGCTGGCTGATAGCTGGCTGATAGCTGGCTGTTACCTGGCTGTTACCTGGCTGTTCCATGGCTGTTATTCGTTAACAGCCAGTAGCCAGTAAGATGCTGAAAAGCATTGTGAATTCGGACGCTGGAGCTCGATTTAACAGCCAGGAAAAAAGTTATCAGCGAATAACAGCCAGGAACAGCCAGCTTTGCGTGGACCGCTAGACTGGGATGAGGTTTGATTGAACCACCTGGTCATTCCCGCGAAAGCGGGCATCCCGCTTTCGCGGGTATGACGGAAAAGAGTTACTTAAAGTCTCTGGCTCTAGACGTAATGCGGCTCGCCGCGCTCGTGTAGCTCCTCGTAATGGACCAGCGCGGGTTCGGGACCCAGCGGCACCGGCTCGCCAGCCCGGAATGCCCATTCGCCGCGGTCGCAATCCTCGGCGCGGACATAGCCGTTGATGTACAGGCGGCGGCGATGGCTCGACCGGTTGGTGCCTGAGCCATGGACCAGATAGGGGCTCCACAGTGCCAGGTCGCCGGGATCGAGCACCACGTCGACCGCATCGTCCGGCGACAGGTCGGCGGAGAGCAGCGCAGAATCGCTCATCGATCTGCCCAGTACCTCAATCGATGAATCCAGATCGAGATTGCCGCGCAAATGGCTGCGCGGAATGAAGCTCATGCAGCCGGAATCGTGGGTGTGCGGGTCGATCGCGAGGCCGGTCTGGATATAGGACGTGCCGAGATTACGATACGCCGCATCCGGCTTGCGAAAGCGCGAATCCTGATGCCAGGCGAAATCGCCCTGACCGCCGGGCGCTTTCCAGTGCAGCTGGTTGATGATCTGCTTCAGGTCGCCGCCGATCAGCGGTTCGAGGATGCCGGCGACGCGACGGTCGGTGCGCAGCGCGTTCAGCACCGGCTGGTGATAGGACGGCCACTGTGCCATCCGCACGACCGGGCCATCTGTGCCGTCCGCGACATTGTAGAACAGATTGCCGTGCCGGAAGCTGCGGCCGTGCTGTACGCCCTCGGCATGGATCTGGTCGACCGCTGCGCCAACCGCTTCGATCTCCGCCGCGGTGAAAACGCCGCGCACGATCGCATAGCCGTCGCGGTGATAGGCGACGGCGATGTCGTCCCGATCCTTGCTCGCCATTGCCGTTCCTTCCATCGCTCGTTCAGTCGTCGCGCCGCGACCGGTAAATCTCTTCGTCGAGTTCGCCTTCCCAGCGCGCGACGGTGGTCGCGACCGTCAGGTTGGCGCTTGCGCTCGGCACCGTGCGGGTCATGTCGAGCAGCCGGTCGAACGGCAGCACGAAGCCGACGACCAAAGCCGTCTGTTCGGGCGGAATACCGACTGCCGACAGGACGGCGGCAAGCATGAACAGTGAGGCTGAAGGGACCGGCGCGGTGCCGAACGCGGCGAGCGCGCCGGTCAGCAGCACCAGGCCGTAGACGCCGGGCGTGAGCGGCGTGCCGAACGCCTGTAATGCGAACATGCTGAGCAGGCCGACATACATCGCCGTCCCGTCCTTGCCGATGCTCGCGCCGAGCGGGAGGACGGTGGAGAAGACCGGCCGGCCGACGCCGAGATTGCTCTCCGCCACGCGCATCGCAACTGGCAGCGTGGCTGAGCTCGACGCAGTCGAAAAGGCGACGACCAGCGCATCGACGATGCCGCGGAAAAAGGGCAGCACGGGCAGGCGGGCAGCGAATTTCAGCAACAGGCTGTGCACCACCAGGATCTGGATCAGCGATCCGAGCACGACGGCAAGCGCCAGCCAGCCGACATGCACGAACACCGCCGCGCCATTGGCGGCGACCGCACCGGCGATCAGCGCGAACACGCCGAACGGAGTCGCTTCCATGACGATCCCGACGATCTTGAGCAGCACCGCAGAGGTCGATTGCAGCAGCGCGGCGAACGGCTTGCCTGCTTCGCCCGCAACCACAGTCCCGACGCCGAACAGGATCGCGACGAAGATCAGCGCGAGCATGTCGCCCTTGGCCAGTGCCTCTACGATGTTCAGCGGGATGATGCCGATCAACTGGTCATAGGGTGTGACCGGCGTGCCGAGCGCATGCGCGACGGCGGTGCCGAGCGGCGCATCGACTCCCGGGCGTACCAGCGCGGCGACCAGCATGCCGACCGACACGGCGACCGCGGTGGTGAAGGCGAACAGACCGATGGTTTTCGCGCCGAGCCCGCCGAGCCGCTTGGGATCGGCCAACGCGGTGATGCCCGACGCAATGGTGATCAGCACGATCGGCGCGACCAGCATGCGGATTGCGCGCACGAACAGATCGCCCATGAAGGCGACCGCCGGCGTCGCCGACGGCCACACCAGCGCGAAGATCAGCCCGAGCGCGAGCGCGCCCAGCACGCGCTTCCACAAGGCGATCGTGAACCAGGTGCGGAGCAGGCTCAAGAACAGCTGCCTGGGGTCGGTTTGCGCGGCAGGGCCCGTCCGGCGGCGCGCTTCGTCAGAACGCCATTGTCGACCGCGACCACGCCATTGACCAGCACGGTGCGCACCCCGACCGCCAGCAGCGTCGGCTGCTCATAGGTCGCGCGCGGCGCGTAGCTTTTGGGGTCGAATACCACCACATCGGCGAACGCGCCGGGCTTCAAATGCCCGCGTCCCTCAAGATGGAAAGTATCGGCGGTCAGCGTCGAGCTCCGCTCGATGAATTCGCGCAGGGTCAGCACCTTATCGGCGGCGACGTACTTGGCGTATTTGCGCGCATAGGTCGCATAGACGCGCGGATGGCCGGTCGAGGCATCCGATCCGGTCATCACCCAGGGTTGCTTCATGAAGGCGGCGATGTCGGGCTCGATCTGGTTGAACGAGGCGACCGCTGGATCGCCGATGCGGATCACCGCGATGGCGGCGGCGAGCGGGTCCTCCTTGCGAGCCTTTGCGATGTCGGCCAGCGTGCGGCCCTTGAACTGGCCGGCGGTGATCAGCAGCGATGCCGCGCCGCCACGCTTGCGCAAGGTCTCGGTCATGCCGGTGCGTAGCTTCTCGGCAAGCTTGGGATCGTCGAAGCGCTTGAGCAGCGCCGGGCGCCCGCCATCCTGCGCCCAGAGCGGGATCAGCGATGCGGTCAGGCTCGTGCCCGATGCGGACCAGGGATATTGGTCGGCGGTGACGTCCTGCCCGGCGCGGCGCGCGGCCTCGACCTTGGCGATGATCGCGGCCGCCTGGCCCTGCACGTCCACGCCCAGCGCCTTGATGTGCGAGATATGCACCGGCAGCTTGCCCTCGCGCCCGATCGTGATCGCTTCGTCGATCGCGGCGGCAAGGCCGACAGTATAGCTCGATTCATCGCGGATATGGCTGTCATAGATGCCGCCATGCCGGCCGGCTTCGGCGGCCAGCGCGACCACTTCATCGGTCTTGGAGAAGCTTTGCGGCGCATAGAACAGGCCAGTCGACAGGCCCATCGCACCCTGGCACATCGCGGTCGCGGTCAGCGACTTCATCTGCGCCAATTCGGCGGTGGTGGGGGCACGGTCAGCGGCGCCGACCACTTTCGTCCGAACAGCGCCAAACCCGACATAGGCGGCGAAATTGATCCCGACCGGCTTTGCCGCGACACTGCCCAGCACCTTGGCGATATCCGGGGAACCGCCACCGTCATTGCCGATGAAAGCGGTGGTCACGCCCTGCATCAGGAAAGGCGGGATCAGGCGGGTCGCGGGATTTGCGGAGGCAAGCGCGTCGCCCATATGGGTGTGCGGATCGATAAAGCCCGGCGCTACCACCATCCCGGTGGCGTCGATCACACGTTTGGCGGTGACATCGGCATGGGCGGCAACGATCTGGATGTGGTCGCCACTGATCGCGACATCGCCGACGAACGGCGCGTCCGATCCGGTATAGATAGTGCCGCCGCGGATCAGCAGGTCGACGCTTTGCCGCGCCGGTGCAGCGCCGCACGCGCTCGTCAGGATGGTCGCTACAGCCAGGACGCGCGCGATGCGGTTCATATCGTTCCCCAAAAGCCTGTAGCCGGCGGGGCGAGCATACCGCTCTCGTCCGTGACACCGCCGGGTCGATCCTCCCTGAGCCAGATCGGGCCGTCAAGATCGACAAAGTCCGACAGGCGCGCGACGTGCAGGGCAGGGGCGATCGAAAGCGAGGAGCTGACCATACAGCCAGTCATCAGCCCAAGCCCACGCGCGCGCGCCGCCCGGGCCAGCTCGAGCGCTGCGGTCAGCCCGCCGGCCTTGTCGAGCTTGACGTTCACATGGCTATAGCGGCGCGCGATCACATCGAGATCGGCGGCGACATGGACCGACTCGTCGGCGCAGATTGGCACAGCCGAGGTAAACCCTTCGAGCCACGCATCATGGTCGGCCGGCACCGGCTGTTCGAGCAGCGCGACCCGCGTTTCGATCAGCAATGGCTGCAGTGCCTCGACCAGTGCCTGGTTCCAGCTCTCATTGGGGTCGACGATCAGCGCAGCATCGGGTGCAGCATTGCGCACCGCGCGGATCTGCGCGGCGGGGTCATTGGCATCGACCTTGATCTTGAGCAGCGGTGCGGCGGCGAGCGCGGCGGTGGCTCGCGCCATTGCCTCAGGCGAGTCGATGACGATGGTCAGCGCGCTCGCCAGCGGCTGCGGCTCTGGCGCGCCGATCAGGCTCGCCACGCTTCTGCCCGACTGGCGCGCTTCGAGGTCCCACAGTGCGCAGTCGACCGCGTTGCGCGCGGCGCCTG includes:
- the dgcA gene encoding N-acetyl-D-Glu racemase DgcA, whose product is MSRTLQAQHDRFELIAPFRIARGVKTAADVVTVTISDGVASGRGEGVPYPRYGESIESTLAAIEGARAAIEAGADRQALLSLLPPGAARNAVDCALWDLEARQSGRSVASLIGAPEPQPLASALTIVIDSPEAMARATAALAAAPLLKIKVDANDPAAQIRAVRNAAPDAALIVDPNESWNQALVEALQPLLIETRVALLEQPVPADHDAWLEGFTSAVPICADESVHVAADLDVIARRYSHVNVKLDKAGGLTAALELARAARARGLGLMTGCMVSSSLSIAPALHVARLSDFVDLDGPIWLREDRPGGVTDESGMLAPPATGFWGTI